Proteins encoded by one window of Cetobacterium somerae ATCC BAA-474:
- a CDS encoding EpsG family protein produces MIFVLGIFGVFLFYTIFFTEDPYEKFLLIMPVFLLSIYTGTRINVGGYDYHVYKYFYELPYFQNPYGYEYFFILLRDFSKFLGLNYNFFLLFLSFIFNFIIYKLFISYSRYPTLSFLIYLSTFYYWHNFTIIRNFIAIIIFWISLKYIFEKKLFTYILLVTLACFFHKTAIILYPLYFLLNYRFTKKSLSFL; encoded by the coding sequence ATGATTTTTGTTCTTGGAATCTTTGGAGTCTTTCTTTTTTATACTATATTTTTTACTGAGGACCCTTACGAAAAATTTTTACTCATTATGCCAGTATTTCTATTATCTATATATACTGGAACTAGAATAAATGTTGGTGGATATGACTATCATGTTTATAAATATTTTTATGAACTCCCATATTTTCAAAATCCATATGGATATGAGTATTTTTTTATTCTACTTAGAGATTTCTCTAAATTTCTTGGTTTAAATTACAATTTTTTTCTTCTTTTTTTAAGCTTTATATTTAATTTTATTATTTATAAACTTTTTATATCCTACAGTAGATACCCTACACTATCTTTTTTGATATATCTATCAACTTTTTACTACTGGCATAATTTTACTATTATTCGAAATTTTATTGCTATTATTATTTTCTGGATAAGTTTAAAATACATCTTTGAAAAAAAACTTTTTACTTATATTCTTTTAGTTACTTTGGCTTGTTTTTTTCATAAAACAGCAATTATTTTATATCCTCTTTATTTTTTATTAAACTATCGTTTTACAAAAAAATCTTTAAGTTTTCT
- a CDS encoding M48 family metallopeptidase, producing the protein MKYNVQITKKNIKNIILKVKSDGTVTLSVPKRTPNTFIESFLKSKNEWILKNLEKVTKISTKSVDKSYKNGDNIEYLGKIYILKIFKSSYNNIEITDGFFKVFTNKEINSKNIETLIYNWYKKNALKIFEISLNKYSNLIGEKFSNFKIRKMKRRWGSCRFITKVITLNIELIKKPIECIDYVAFHEIAHLRYPHHQKEFWNFISLYMPDWKVRKERLDKI; encoded by the coding sequence ATGAAATATAATGTACAAATTACTAAAAAAAATATTAAAAATATTATTCTTAAAGTTAAATCTGATGGTACTGTTACTCTTTCTGTTCCCAAAAGAACTCCTAACACTTTTATTGAATCTTTTTTAAAATCTAAAAATGAATGGATTTTAAAAAATCTTGAAAAAGTTACAAAAATTTCAACTAAATCAGTTGACAAATCATATAAAAATGGAGACAATATAGAGTATCTTGGTAAAATTTATATTTTGAAAATTTTTAAAAGTTCTTATAATAATATTGAAATTACAGATGGTTTTTTTAAAGTATTTACCAATAAAGAGATTAATAGCAAAAATATTGAAACTCTTATTTATAATTGGTATAAGAAAAATGCTTTAAAAATTTTTGAAATATCTTTAAATAAATATAGTAACCTTATAGGTGAAAAGTTTTCTAATTTTAAAATTCGAAAAATGAAAAGACGTTGGGGATCTTGTAGGTTTATTACAAAAGTCATTACATTGAATATTGAACTTATTAAAAAACCTATTGAATGTATTGATTATGTGGCATTTCATGAAATAGCACATTTACGATATCCTCATCATCAAAAAGAGTTTTGGAATTTTATATCACTTTATATGCCTGATTGGAAGGTTAGAAAAGAAAGGTTGGATAAAATATGA
- a CDS encoding energy-coupling factor transporter transmembrane component T family protein — protein MSRAGTLYIDKNSPIHKIDGSVKFLLLLVWTASVFLFNDFRVFLTFFIVGMSLLHIAKIPFKSIKPLFIFIVMFTIMNSLFLIVITPEYGSTLTGTTTPILTIKGITLSTETIWFALTLSMKYLAIFPIMMLFIFTTHPSKFASSLNKIGVSYKVAYAINIALRYIPDVRDEFKNIMHAQEARGVAFRKEDANIITRLKNYNTILFPLVLSSLNRVEVVSNAMDLRGFGHKSKRTWYSSQKYSPVDFITLILMGLMLVVSIYLKIYVLKGFWYPFN, from the coding sequence ATGTCAAGAGCTGGAACTTTATATATTGATAAAAACTCTCCAATACATAAAATTGATGGAAGTGTAAAATTTTTATTACTACTTGTCTGGACAGCATCGGTATTTTTATTTAATGATTTTAGAGTGTTTTTAACATTTTTTATTGTAGGAATGAGTTTATTACATATTGCTAAAATTCCATTTAAATCAATAAAACCTTTATTTATATTCATTGTTATGTTTACTATTATGAACTCTTTATTTTTAATAGTTATAACTCCTGAATATGGATCAACTTTAACGGGAACTACTACTCCAATTTTAACGATAAAGGGAATAACACTTTCTACTGAAACAATCTGGTTTGCACTTACCTTATCGATGAAGTACTTAGCTATTTTCCCTATAATGATGCTATTTATATTTACAACTCATCCTAGTAAATTTGCAAGTAGTTTAAATAAAATTGGTGTATCTTATAAAGTTGCTTATGCAATTAATATAGCTCTTAGATATATTCCAGATGTAAGAGATGAATTTAAAAATATAATGCATGCTCAAGAAGCTAGAGGCGTTGCTTTTAGAAAAGAAGATGCCAATATTATAACAAGATTAAAAAATTATAATACTATTTTATTCCCACTAGTTCTTTCATCATTAAATAGAGTAGAAGTTGTTTCTAATGCAATGGATTTAAGAGGATTTGGTCATAAAAGCAAAAGAACTTGGTATAGTTCTCAAAAATACTCTCCAGTTGACTTTATTACACTTATATTAATGGGATTAATGCTAGTTGTATCAATTTATTTAAAAATATATGTACTTAAAGGATTTTGGTATCCTTTTAATTAA
- a CDS encoding ABC transporter ATP-binding protein, which translates to MSNVVEFKDFTFKYINQLEPTLKNINLEIKKGEKVLIAGPSGSGKSTLGSCLNGIVPFSKEGGFKGTLTVKNIEPYESSIFEISNLVGTVLQDQDGQFIGLSVGEDVSFIDENNLIPQSEMIKNTEKALKEVGMENFINHSPQELSGGQKQSVSLAGIMRSPAEILLFDEPLANLDPYSGKHAMKLICDIQKKTGKTIIVIEHRIEDVLEQEFDRVIILSKGEVVANETPEELFRKDIFRQYGLREPLYIEALKYSGVNLETDSIYPISKIGTNENIKKVKTWCDSIELKEKRFKDNILSVQNLSFAYDESKSILKDVNFSVNRGEILALLGNNGAGKSTLCKVITGIEKESSGDIIFLGKSIIKNSIKRRGEKIGFVMQNPNHMITQETLLEEVQFGLKIRGVKDFTEKAEKALEICGLHEFRHWPVTSLSYGQKKRLTIAAILALEPEVLILDEPTAGQDYKRYKEFMNFIKEIANKGVGIILITHDMHLALEYANRAIVLCNGTIIANNSPSIILGEKELMEKSNLKETSLSQMAEIMGLDPEMLMNSFINFENQGGIR; encoded by the coding sequence ATGAGTAACGTAGTAGAATTTAAAGATTTTACTTTTAAATACATCAATCAATTAGAACCGACTTTAAAAAATATTAATTTAGAGATAAAAAAAGGTGAAAAAGTTCTAATTGCTGGGCCGAGTGGTAGTGGTAAATCTACTTTAGGTAGTTGTTTAAATGGTATTGTCCCTTTTTCAAAAGAGGGTGGATTTAAAGGTACTTTAACTGTTAAAAATATTGAACCATATGAAAGCAGTATTTTTGAGATTAGTAACCTTGTTGGAACAGTTTTACAAGACCAAGATGGTCAATTTATAGGTTTAAGTGTTGGGGAAGATGTATCTTTTATTGATGAGAATAACCTTATACCTCAATCTGAAATGATTAAAAATACTGAGAAAGCATTAAAAGAAGTTGGAATGGAGAACTTTATTAATCATAGTCCTCAAGAACTTTCTGGTGGACAAAAACAATCTGTATCCTTAGCTGGAATAATGAGAAGTCCTGCTGAGATATTACTTTTTGATGAACCTTTAGCTAATTTAGATCCATATAGTGGAAAGCATGCTATGAAATTAATTTGTGACATTCAAAAGAAAACTGGAAAAACAATTATTGTTATTGAACATAGAATCGAAGATGTTTTAGAACAAGAGTTTGATAGAGTTATTATTTTAAGTAAGGGTGAGGTTGTAGCTAATGAAACTCCTGAAGAGTTATTTAGAAAAGATATATTTAGACAATATGGATTAAGAGAGCCTCTTTATATTGAAGCTTTAAAATATTCTGGCGTAAACTTAGAAACAGATTCAATCTATCCTATATCTAAAATTGGAACTAATGAAAATATAAAAAAAGTAAAAACTTGGTGTGATTCAATTGAATTAAAAGAAAAACGATTTAAAGATAATATTTTAAGTGTTCAAAATCTTTCATTTGCTTATGATGAAAGTAAATCAATTTTAAAAGATGTTAATTTTTCTGTTAACAGAGGAGAGATTCTTGCTCTTTTAGGAAATAACGGTGCTGGTAAATCAACGCTTTGTAAGGTTATAACAGGTATTGAAAAAGAGTCTTCTGGAGATATTATTTTCCTTGGAAAAAGTATTATTAAAAATAGTATTAAAAGAAGAGGAGAAAAAATTGGGTTTGTTATGCAAAATCCAAATCATATGATTACACAAGAAACTCTTTTAGAAGAAGTGCAATTTGGTTTAAAAATAAGGGGAGTTAAAGATTTTACAGAAAAAGCTGAGAAAGCTTTAGAGATTTGTGGTTTACACGAATTTAGACATTGGCCTGTTACATCTTTAAGTTATGGTCAGAAAAAAAGACTTACCATAGCTGCTATTTTAGCTCTTGAGCCCGAAGTTTTAATTTTAGATGAGCCTACAGCAGGGCAAGATTATAAAAGATATAAAGAGTTTATGAACTTTATTAAAGAGATTGCTAATAAGGGTGTTGGAATTATTCTAATAACTCATGATATGCACTTAGCTCTTGAATATGCTAATAGAGCTATCGTTCTTTGCAATGGAACAATTATAGCAAATAATTCTCCATCTATTATTTTAGGAGAAAAAGAATTAATGGAGAAGTCTAATTTAAAAGAAACTTCTTTATCTCAAATGGCAGAAATTATGGGCCTAGATCCTGAGATGCTTATGAACTCTTTCATTAATTTTGAAAACCAAGGAGGGATAAGATAA
- a CDS encoding ECF-type riboflavin transporter substrate-binding protein has product MIKKYIGEDGFRYYVKKTELFSTKSVVAIGIGAALYSVLSGVAIPVGPNTSFRIAVALLTIFGAIFGPLVGFFVGFVGHALNDMIMWGSVWFSWVFLSAVIGLFGGLITLDKSFSLETGHVTKVHIFKMYLYAILGMIFAGLAAYVGDVYFYGEPAQKVWIQIALATLTNFAVTATLGIPIILGIAARKRKYSNLKIED; this is encoded by the coding sequence ATGATAAAAAAGTATATTGGAGAAGATGGTTTCAGATATTATGTAAAAAAAACTGAACTATTTTCTACCAAAAGTGTAGTAGCTATCGGTATTGGAGCTGCTCTTTATAGTGTACTTTCAGGAGTTGCTATTCCTGTTGGTCCTAATACATCATTTAGAATAGCTGTTGCTCTTCTTACAATTTTTGGTGCCATCTTTGGTCCATTAGTTGGATTCTTTGTAGGTTTTGTTGGACACGCTTTAAATGATATGATTATGTGGGGAAGTGTTTGGTTTAGTTGGGTTTTCTTATCTGCTGTTATTGGATTGTTTGGTGGATTAATTACCTTAGACAAAAGTTTTTCTTTAGAAACAGGTCATGTTACTAAAGTTCACATATTTAAAATGTATCTTTATGCTATTTTAGGAATGATTTTTGCAGGATTAGCTGCTTATGTTGGAGATGTTTACTTCTATGGTGAACCAGCTCAAAAAGTTTGGATTCAAATTGCTTTAGCAACTTTAACTAATTTTGCTGTTACTGCAACTTTAGGAATTCCTATTATTCTTGGAATTGCTGCTAGAAAAAGAAAATATTCAAATTTAAAAATAGAAGATTAA